CTGTTACTGGTATCATTGGTTGTAAACAGTGTAGTGGTGGGTTTGGGTTCTAAATTGGCCAATCTGCTTTCGCAAAGCAATATAAACGAAGTGATTCCGGTTGCAAATGATACCATGGCATTGTTGATTTATATTTTAAACAATGTAATTACATTAGCTGCCGTAACGGCTGTATTTGCAGTGATATTTAAAGTATTACCAGACGTTATCATCCGATGGAAATCGGCAATAATTGGCGCTTTATTCACGGCTGTTCTGTTCAGTTTAGGTAAATATCTGATCGGGATTTATATTGAAAAAGGTAATCCAGGTTCGGCCTTTGGTGCAGCCAGTTCAATCATCGTTATTTTATTGTGGATTTATTATACTTCTATTATACTCTACTTCGGCGCAGAATTTACACAGGCTTATGCCGAAAAGTACGATAATGGCATTTCACCCAGTAAGTATGCCGTATTTACCAAAATTACTATTGTAGAAAAAAAGGTAGATGTATTGCCCCCACAACACCCGGAAGATACCGTAAAAGTACCTAAAGAATAAGTCGGTCGTCATCCTGAACTTGTTTCAGGATCTTTTCTACGCAACGCATTAATTAAGAAGTCAAGTTTTAAAAACTTGAATCTTTTTTTATGCTACTTCTTCCGTAATCACTTTAGGCTCTTCAGTTACTTCATCCTTCTCTATTCTTAGGTTACGGATAATGTGCTGTTGCCTGTCTGGCGTGTTTTTACCCATGTAATATTCCAGCAAACTTTTAATCGTTTGATCCTTCAAAATAACAGGGTCTAACCTGATATCTTTCCCGATAAATAACCCAAATTCATCAGGAGAAATTTCTCCTAAACCCTTAAATCGGGTAATTTCTGGTTTATTACCCAGTTTTTCGATTGCATTTTTACGTTCTTCGTCACTGTAGCAATAAATGGTTTCCTTTTTATTGCGCACCCTAAAAAGCGGTGTCTGCAAAATATAAACATGGCCTGCTTTTACCAGATCAGGGAAAAATTGAAGAAAGAAAGTCATCATCAGCAAACGGATGTGCATACCATCCACGTCGGCATCTGTAGCAATAACGATATTATTATAGTGTAAGCCATCTAAACCATCTTCGATATTTAAAGCGTGTTGCAGTAGGTTAAACTCTTCATTTTCATACACCACTTTTTTTGTCAGCTCGTAACAATTTAGCGGCTTCCCCTTTAAACTGAACACCGCCTGGGTATCTACATCACGCGATTTTGTGATTGAGCCTGAAGCTGAATCGCCCTCAGTAATAAATAAGGTGGTTTCGTAACGTTTCTCGTGCGTAGTATTAAAATGCACCTTACAATCTCGCAGTTTTTTATTGTGTAACGAAGCTTTTTTGGCCCTGTCATTAGCCAGTTTTTTAATTCCTGCAATATCTTTACGCTCCCGTTCCGATTGAATAATGCGTTTTAAAAGTGCATCAGCAACGTCAGGATGTTTGTGCAGGTAATCATCAAGCTCTTTTTTAACAAAATCGTTAATAAAAGTAGCAACCGATGGACCTTCAGGCCCCATGTTCTGTGAGCCTAGTTTTGTTTTAGTCTGCGATTCGAAAACAGGCTCCTGTACGCGCACAGAAATTGCCGCTATAATAGATGAACGCACATCGGCTGCATCAAACTCTTTTTTGAAAAACTCCCGAACGGTTTTCACTACCGCAGCTCTAAATGCCGCCTGGTGGGTTCCACCCTGTGTAGTGTGTTGTCCATTCACAAAAGAGTGGTAATCTTCGCCATACTGTTGACCATGGGTCATGGCAATTTCGATATCTGGCCCAATCATATGGATAATCGGGTAACGAATTTCTTCCGGCTTATTAAATTTAGAAAGCAAATCGTATAGACCTCTTTCCGAAAAATATTTCTGGTTATTGAAATTTATAGTTAAACCAGTATTTAAGAACACGTAGTTCCAAACCATACTCTCTACAAAATCAGGAATGTAGTGGTAGTTTCTGAAAATGGTTTCATCCGGATAAAAAGTAATGGCTGTACCGTTACGCTGAGTAGTATCAATAACGGGTTGTTCGTTTACAATTTCTCCTTTAGAGAATTCTACCTTTTTTGTTTTTCCATCACGGTACGATTGTACGGTAAAACTGGTGGAAAGCGCGTTAACTGCCTTGGTACCCACACCATTTAAACCTACCGATTTTTGGAAGGCATTACTATCATATTTACCGCCGGTATTTATTTTGCTTACACAATCGATTACCTTACCCAATGGTATACCACGGCCGTAATCGCGTACATTCACTTTTTGCTCCGAAAGCGTAATTTCGATGGTTTTTCCGGTACCCATTACAAACTCATCGATAGAGTTATCTACAATTTCTTTTAGCAAAACATAAATACCATCGTCTTGAGCAGAACCATCGCCAAGTTTACCAATGTACATCCCCGGACGAAGCCTGATGTGCTCTTTCCAATCTAATGAACGAATACTGTCGTCGTTATAAACTACTTCTGCCATACTGTTTTTATCTGTTCTTCAATGAAAACCCCTGCATTTTTGGTTTGCAAAGCGATGAAGAATTTGTAGAAATAACCCTGATGATTGAAATAAAAATATTTTTAAATACGTTCTTCAGAATTATTATACAATAATAGATTTATTCTTTGAGGCTCGCAAAAGAAAATTTCCACATGTAAACAATGGATGGCGAGGTTTCATTTGTTTATCGGTTTAATTACCTTTGAAAACTGCCAATCGGCAATTGTCAACTGATTATGTTCATAGTCTCTTTTCCATCTTACATCATTCTCTCACTCAATCATTCAAATTTCCCTATCTTCAACCCAATATTCATAATTCTATTTAATGCAACAAAAGAAGCAACTTTCGCTATTCGATTTATCCATGATTGTGGTGAGTTTGGTTATTGGAATGGGGGTATTCCGTACGCCTGTAAATGTAGCGGCGAAAGCACAGATTCCGGAGTTATTTTACCTGGCCTGGTTTATTGGTGGCTTTGTGGCTTTTTGCGGTGCATTAACCTATGCCGAAATTGGTTCGCGTTTTCCGGTAACAGGCGGGTATTACAAAATATTTTCAGCGGCTTATCACCCTTCTATTGCTTTCGCCATTAACTGTATCGTTATTATTTCGAGCGCCGCATCTGTAGCGGCAATTTCAATTATTGGTGCAGAATACCTGAGCAAAATTATTTTACCTATCGATAAACAGAATGAAACCTACCGCGTTACCATTGCCATTACCACCATTTTGGTATTTTATTTCATTAATCTGTTAGGCTTAAAAGCGAGTGCTAAAACACAAAATGTGTTAACGGTAATTAAAATTGGAATGATTTTAACACTCATCTGCGCTGTATTTTTCGGCGGAAAAACACAAACCATTACGCCAATTTTTAAAACAGCAAACAGCACTTTACCAACCTGGTCTGATTACGGAAAAGCATTAGGTTTATGTTTAATTGCCGTTTCTTTCTCTTATGCGGGTTATGCGCAGACCATTAATTTTGGTGGCGAGGTTAAAGAAGCCAAGAAAGTAATCCCGCGTTCCATCATTATCGGCTTAACTATTATTGTGATCCTTTATTTGGCTATTAACTACGTATACGTAAAGGTTATCGGCTTCGAAGAATTAAAATCAGCAGAAAGTATAGCGGCGATATTAGCCTCGAAAATATTTGGTCCGGCAGGATTCAACGCCCTTTCTGTAATTATTTTTTTCTCGGTAATGGGTTATGTAAATGTAAACCTATTGAGCAACCCTAGGGCAATGTTTGCCATGGGCGAAGAAGGTGCCCTGCCAAAAATATTCAGCAGAATAAATAAAAAACAGCGGTAATTACCATTAGCTTAACAGTTTTTACATTAATTGCCGTGGTAATTATTTTCTATGCCAAAACCTTCGACAAGATTCTAAACTATACCATTTTCCTGGAAAGCATTAGCATGGCCAGTTCTGCAGCCACGATTTTCATCCTCAGAAAAAGAACAGCACATCTTGATAAAAAAACCATCTATACTGTTCCTTTATATCCTATATTGCCTATCATATTTATTGCCGCTTATACCTTTGTTGCCTTCAGTATTTATGCTGATGATCAAAATGCGGCATTAAATGGTTTATATATTTTTATTGGCTTTCTGGCGGTTTATTTTGTGAGCAAATGGTTTAAGAAAAAATAATTGTTCGCGGATCGTCATTCCCAACTTGATTGGGAATCCTAATGCAATAAGCTTTAAGATTCCCGCCTGCGCGGGAATGACGCCAGATCTTTACAATTTGCTAAAGGCAGACCTAAGTAAAATAAATCTGATTGGAATGAACATGAAGCGCAGCGGAATAAAATGGAAAGCAGGACTGATTTAACCAATTAACACAGAAACCTGCTTTACAAAAAACATAAAAGAACTTAAAATAATTAATGAACAAAACACTCTCCTTAAAACAAGAAATTGCTTACGCTGCAGGTATGATTGGTTGGAGCACGATGACAAATATTATCATCGTAATGCTTCCTTATTTCTATTTGCCGCCAAGCAATGCTGGCCTGCCACCTTTGGTACCACAACTCGTTTTATTGGGTGCATTTAATATTCTTTCTATTATTGCTGCCTCAGGTAGATTGGTAGATGCCATTTACGACCCCTTTATTGCATCTAAAAGCGATGCAAGCACCAATAAAAATGGCCGTAGAATGCCTTTTATGAAATGGGCTATTATCCCAGCAATGCTTTTCTGCGGACTGGTTTTCTATCCGGTCCAAAAAACCGAAAGCCTGCACAATGCCTGGTGGTTAACCATTACGCTTTGTTTGTTTTTTGTATCGGTTACCACTTATATTATCCCCTATAACGCTTTACTGGCAGAAGTAACCAATACGCCAAGACAGAAAGTTAAGCTGTCCAGCTATCAGCAGGTGGGCTTTGTCATCGGCATTATTTTATCGGCTTGCACCAACAATTTTGCTGATCTCGTTGAAGACAATTTCCATGTAGCCAACCGTAGCGAGGCTATCCAGATTGCCATATGGGGTTTATGCATTTTATCGGGCCTGGTGATGTTATTACCGATTTTTTTCATCAACGAAAAAGAATTTTCGACGGCCAAACCTACCCATATACCTTTATGGCCTGCAATAAGGAGTACCTTTAAAAACAGCAATTTTAAATATTACCTGATCTCTGATTTTGCTTTTTATACCGCATTGAGTATTATATCAAGCGGTTTATTGTTTTTCTGCACCGTTTTATTGGGACTGCCAGAATCAGAAGGTGGAAAATTTATGGGTGCCATGGTTTTGGCTTCCTTGCTATTTTACCCGCTGGTTAATTTTGGCTCTGCTAAAATTGGTAAAAAACCTTTTGTATTACTGGCCTTCGGTGTACTTTGCTTAATCTTTGTAACCATTTTCTTTTTGGGCAAATTACCATTAGGTCCGCATACACAGATTTACATCCTGGTACTATCCGCTTCTTTTCCTTTAGCGGCGCTCGGTATTTTACCCACGGCGATCTTAGCCGATATTGCCCAAAGAGATACTTTAGAAACGGGTGAAAACCAAGAAGGTATGTTTTTCGCCGTGAAATACCTTTTTGTAAAACTCGGCCAAACCTTAGGCATAGCTATTTTCGCCATGCTTACCATTTACGGCAAAGATCCAGGAAACGATTTCGGGTTACGATTGAATGGAATTGTAGGTTTCGGACTTTGCTTAATTGCCCTATTGTTTTTTAGTAGGTTTAAGGAGGAGAAATAGTTACGTAGTTGCTCTATTACGCCCAATTTTGATTTTTTATAGGAAAGCAATTTCTGTGCTGCTTCGGTTACAGTCGCCCCGCCCTCTGCTTAATCCCGATAAAAGAACCTATAAATTAAACCATTCCTAAATCGGGATAACGCTGTTGGTCGGGTTTATTTTACTCCCGATAGTAGCAGTATTTCAGCCGCCCTGTCCCGTACCAAAGCCTATCGTGTGGATACATCTCTTGTTAGTTCTATTATTTGTTTTTAATACACATTCCTAAGGCGATCGTCATGCTCCAAACTTTGTATATTCATAGTATAAAATACATTCGCGAAGCAATGTTCATGATCACCGCTCCGCTCATGTACTCGTTTATAACCTAATAACCCGGGCTTTGTTTTAGGGTACCATTACTTCTATCAATCTGATCTTGAGGTAAAGGAAAATAATCATCCCTGGTTTCGATGGTAATGCCTTTTAAGTAGTTAAAGTAGCCACCTTCAAAAGAAAAATAACTCTCGAGGGTTTGTTTGGCTATACCCCAACGCACAAGGTCGAAAAACCGATGGCCTTCCATTGCCAATTCCAATCTGCGTTCGAAACGCACCGCATTTCTGGCGTAGGTATCATTTGGAAATGAGATGTACTGGCTAACTTTGTAGGCCGCCGCCGGCGTTCCATTTATATCACGAGGGGTTATTTTAGCTGCCCTGGCCCTTACTGCGTTTACCAAAGTTAAGGCCCTGGGCAAATCGCCTTTTTCTACCGCACATTCTGCCGCCATCAGATAAACATCAGCTAAGCGGATCAGGTTTACGTTTAATCCGGTTACATTAGAACTCCCCGGGGCTGTTCCGCTCGAAATCTGCGAAGCATCAATGGTATTCTTAACAGCCAGAAAAGGGCCGCCATTGCTGGCATCGCGAATCCAGGTATCGCCAGGCATTAAACCCCAATCGCGATATGGAACGCCACGTCTTCCTATTGTCGATTCGATTCGTGGATCTAAAGCTAAAGTCTTATCTACTGCATAATTTGTTTTATCCGTTCCGGTTAATCCATAATCAGATTTATATGGATTAGTCCGATAGCTGCCATCCAGTAGCGGTAAGCCAAGGGCATCTACCTTAAAGGAGTTGGCCAGATCTATGGTTGGCTGGAAGAAACCACAACAGTTAATCGGCGCATTGCCGTACGGGAAGTTAAGCATATCGCCTACATTCCCATTATCTCCGCCAGTACCATCGGTTCCAACTGAATGTTGAACAGACATAATCGTTTCAGGTCCGTCTTCTTTGGTAATATCAAAATTATCAGTATAAGGCATATCAACCAAGCTCGGCTTTGCCAAAATTACGGCATTCAACAAGTCATAAGCTTCAGTATATTTCTTTTGGTATAAAAATACCTTGCCAAGATAAGCCTGAGCAGCATATTTATCTACCCTACCTTTTTGATTTTTTGGTTTGGTTATACTTAAATTGGCTACGGCAAACTGAAGATCATCTACAATATTAGGATAAATGTCTTTATCATTAGGAACAAAAGTACCGCTATTGGCCTCGGTAACATAAGGTACCATTTTAAATATACGAACCAAAAAGAAATAATAATGTCCGCGTAACAATCTGGCTTCGCCTTGAATTTCTTTTGCACGGGCATCATCAAATTTGGTCGATCCCGAACCTGCCTGTAAGCTAGCAAGGACTTTTAAAGTACGGTTACAGCGTTGAATTCCTTCAAAACATCTGTTCCAGATATTCGATAAATTATCATTTGTGCTGGTTGGCGAATGCTGTTCAATGGCATTCATAGGCGGCTGATCTCCTGTGCTACTCCCTTTATGCGCATTATCAGATGCAACCTCGCCAAATAACCATTGGCTTGGTGCGGCACCATAATTACCCCATGTTCCGTCTAAATTACCATTAAGTAAACTATAGGAGCCTATTAAAAGTCCTTCAACCCCCTCCTGGCTCATTAACTGTTCCTCGGTGAGTTCGCCCTGCGGTTGCAATGCTAAAAAATCCTTCTTGCAGGAAAAAGTACTGCAAATTAATAAGGAAAGAAGAATATATTTTATATGTTTCATTTTGATAACTTTTAATTAAAATCCAATATTAATACCGATTAAAAACTGACGTGGTGAAGGGTAAACACCCTGATCTACTCCTGGAGCAGAAAAGCCATCTACAATTTGACTTATTTCCGGATCCAATCCGGTGTATTTAGTGATGGTAAATACATTGGTTGCACTAACATACACCCTAATTTTACTGATGCCAGAATTTGGCCCAAAAGCTTTAGCGGTTGGGATGGAGTAGCCAATTTGCAAATTTTTCAACCTTAAAAAACTTCCGTTCTGAATGTAATAACTCGAAGAAGCAAACTCCAGATCAGAGGCTCCGGCATAAGCAGAAGGAATCAGACTTGATGTATTGGTAGGACTCCAGGCATCAAGTAATCTAACACTTTTTGCTCCATCAAAAGAAGGAAAATCTGTAAAATAGCGTGTAGCTTCAAATATATCATTTCCTTTTACACCATATAAGAAAGCCGAAATATCAAAATTCTTGTAAGATGCGTTCAAATTTATACCATAAGTGAAATCAGGATGTGGACTCCCAATAATAGTCCGATCTTTTGGATCAATAATACCATCACCATTAATATCCTGATAACGTAATCCACCAACCCTGGCACCTGAATAAGAAGGGTTATTCTGGATATCGGCGGTACTCTGATAAATTCCTGCAGTTTTATATCCAAAAAACGAACCCAGTGGCGCACCTTCCTGTAAAACACTGGTTTGTAAGCTCCTATAATTGCCATAAACCTGATTGAGAATACCTGGTGCCAACCTTACGATTTTATTGTTATTTTTTGAGAAATTTGCACCAATATCAAATTTAAAAGGGCTATCAGCGCTTCTTCCATAATGATAAGCGACATTAAATTCGACCCCTTTATTACTCATATCACCAATATTTACAAAAGGTGAACTTCCCATTCCTACAATGCTTGCTGGTAGCGGTACCGGGTAAAGCATATCAGTCGTTTTCTTGTTATACCAATCTACTGATCCATCAACAGCTCCACCTAACAAAGTAAAATCAAGACCAATATTTAGGGAGTTTACAGCTTCCCATTTTATATCAGGGTTTTGATAGGCATTTTGTCGCACACCAGTTGTAAGACCATTACCGCCACCAAGAGCATAAGCTGAATTAACAATAGAACTTTGAAATCTATTGATATATTGATACCCTGGTATCCGTTGGTTTCCGGTTTGGCCATATCCAACACGAAGTTTCAAATCGCTAATCCATTTGATACTTTTCATAAACTCCTCTTCAGATAACCTCCATGCAGCACTTGCTGCCGGGAAATTACCATACTTATTAGCAGAACCGAAGTTAGATGAACCATCCCTACGGATAGTAAAACTGGCGAGATAACGATCATTAAAGGAATAATCGAGCTTTGCAAACACGGAGAATAGTGACCCTATTGCTCCGCTACTGGCATTGCTGATGTTTGAAGAACCTGTATTCAAATAATAATAATCCGGATTGCCCAAAAGAAAGAAATCATTTCTTCCTCCAGTTAATTGTCTGGTTCTGGATCTGATTGCCTCCGTACCAATTAATGCATTTAAACTGTGTTTTTCAGCAAATTTTTTGTTATAATTTAAAGTATTAGTCCAGGTCCATTCCGTATTATATCCTTGGATTTCGCTTAAATTATTTGAATTATTGCCTTCAGAGAATTCCAAATTTGGATAACGCATAGATAAGCTATTGTAATTCTCGTAACGTATCCCAAAATTGGTTTTTAATACTAAACCCGGAATAATATCACCCTCACCGAAGATATTCCCAAAAAAGAAGTTGTTTTTATTAACATTATCCTTTGCTCTGAATAGAAATGCGAGTGGAT
The nucleotide sequence above comes from Pedobacter riviphilus. Encoded proteins:
- a CDS encoding SusC/RagA family TonB-linked outer membrane protein: MKQNLSCIKRSFLLLCLGMLFALGAMAQSKITGKVIASDDKLPVVGATIKIKNGSGGTSTDENGAFSLSVKPTDVLVISFVGYGSKEIAVGNQTNISVTLQADNNNLTEVVVTGYSSQRKKDLTGSVAVVSMELLKAQPAASAVEALQGKATGVQIVNDGAPGSTPQIRIRGFSTINNNDPLYVIDGVPFEGKLSWLNQNDIESMQVLKDASSASIYGSRANNGVVIITTKKGLAGVPKITLDSYYGTQLPRKNSFPKMMNPQQYAQYVFNGYTNAGKPVAAGDNYGSGTVPVLPEYLVAGLKLGQNVTAADADPSKYNYSRDPNLFYQITKANKQGTNWFDEITESAPVQNYNISALGGSDNATYSISAGYLNQKGTIKYTGFKRYSFRSNTAISAFNKRVRFGENAQYSYSEGVGFGVNPNTPGGYQDQGSALGWAYRIPTIIPVYDIAGNFAGSRGSQLGNAENPLAFLFRAKDNVNKNNFFFGNIFGEGDIIPGLVLKTNFGIRYENYNSLSMRYPNLEFSEGNNSNNLSEIQGYNTEWTWTNTLNYNKKFAEKHSLNALIGTEAIRSRTRQLTGGRNDFFLLGNPDYYYLNTGSSNISNASSGAIGSLFSVFAKLDYSFNDRYLASFTIRRDGSSNFGSANKYGNFPAASAAWRLSEEEFMKSIKWISDLKLRVGYGQTGNQRIPGYQYINRFQSSIVNSAYALGGGNGLTTGVRQNAYQNPDIKWEAVNSLNIGLDFTLLGGAVDGSVDWYNKKTTDMLYPVPLPASIVGMGSSPFVNIGDMSNKGVEFNVAYHYGRSADSPFKFDIGANFSKNNNKIVRLAPGILNQVYGNYRSLQTSVLQEGAPLGSFFGYKTAGIYQSTADIQNNPSYSGARVGGLRYQDINGDGIIDPKDRTIIGSPHPDFTYGINLNASYKNFDISAFLYGVKGNDIFEATRYFTDFPSFDGAKSVRLLDAWSPTNTSSLIPSAYAGASDLEFASSSYYIQNGSFLRLKNLQIGYSIPTAKAFGPNSGISKIRVYVSATNVFTITKYTGLDPEISQIVDGFSAPGVDQGVYPSPRQFLIGINIGF
- a CDS encoding RagB/SusD family nutrient uptake outer membrane protein, encoding MKHIKYILLSLLICSTFSCKKDFLALQPQGELTEEQLMSQEGVEGLLIGSYSLLNGNLDGTWGNYGAAPSQWLFGEVASDNAHKGSSTGDQPPMNAIEQHSPTSTNDNLSNIWNRCFEGIQRCNRTLKVLASLQAGSGSTKFDDARAKEIQGEARLLRGHYYFFLVRIFKMVPYVTEANSGTFVPNDKDIYPNIVDDLQFAVANLSITKPKNQKGRVDKYAAQAYLGKVFLYQKKYTEAYDLLNAVILAKPSLVDMPYTDNFDITKEDGPETIMSVQHSVGTDGTGGDNGNVGDMLNFPYGNAPINCCGFFQPTIDLANSFKVDALGLPLLDGSYRTNPYKSDYGLTGTDKTNYAVDKTLALDPRIESTIGRRGVPYRDWGLMPGDTWIRDASNGGPFLAVKNTIDASQISSGTAPGSSNVTGLNVNLIRLADVYLMAAECAVEKGDLPRALTLVNAVRARAAKITPRDINGTPAAAYKVSQYISFPNDTYARNAVRFERRLELAMEGHRFFDLVRWGIAKQTLESYFSFEGGYFNYLKGITIETRDDYFPLPQDQIDRSNGTLKQSPGY
- a CDS encoding DNA topoisomerase IV subunit B; its protein translation is MAEVVYNDDSIRSLDWKEHIRLRPGMYIGKLGDGSAQDDGIYVLLKEIVDNSIDEFVMGTGKTIEITLSEQKVNVRDYGRGIPLGKVIDCVSKINTGGKYDSNAFQKSVGLNGVGTKAVNALSTSFTVQSYRDGKTKKVEFSKGEIVNEQPVIDTTQRNGTAITFYPDETIFRNYHYIPDFVESMVWNYVFLNTGLTINFNNQKYFSERGLYDLLSKFNKPEEIRYPIIHMIGPDIEIAMTHGQQYGEDYHSFVNGQHTTQGGTHQAAFRAAVVKTVREFFKKEFDAADVRSSIIAAISVRVQEPVFESQTKTKLGSQNMGPEGPSVATFINDFVKKELDDYLHKHPDVADALLKRIIQSERERKDIAGIKKLANDRAKKASLHNKKLRDCKVHFNTTHEKRYETTLFITEGDSASGSITKSRDVDTQAVFSLKGKPLNCYELTKKVVYENEEFNLLQHALNIEDGLDGLHYNNIVIATDADVDGMHIRLLMMTFFLQFFPDLVKAGHVYILQTPLFRVRNKKETIYCYSDEERKNAIEKLGNKPEITRFKGLGEISPDEFGLFIGKDIRLDPVILKDQTIKSLLEYYMGKNTPDRQQHIIRNLRIEKDEVTEEPKVITEEVA
- a CDS encoding APC family permease, with product MQQKKQLSLFDLSMIVVSLVIGMGVFRTPVNVAAKAQIPELFYLAWFIGGFVAFCGALTYAEIGSRFPVTGGYYKIFSAAYHPSIAFAINCIVIISSAASVAAISIIGAEYLSKIILPIDKQNETYRVTIAITTILVFYFINLLGLKASAKTQNVLTVIKIGMILTLICAVFFGGKTQTITPIFKTANSTLPTWSDYGKALGLCLIAVSFSYAGYAQTINFGGEVKEAKKVIPRSIIIGLTIIVILYLAINYVYVKVIGFEELKSAESIAAILASKIFGPAGFNALSVIIFFSVMGYVNVNLLSNPRAMFAMGEEGALPKIFSRINKKQR
- a CDS encoding YihY/virulence factor BrkB family protein, which codes for MKRVRVLHKIKYFFVAIYHLFIAAGKGFMEDRVTKLSASLAYYTIFSLTPLIIILLSAATLFLGDKKNEETRGKFFGQVTELVGKDAAGQIQGFVEHANKTGQSTFSLVVGIVALIIGSTAIFIEIQDSINMIWKVKAVPKKGWLKMLSNRLLSFSLIVSMGFLLLVSLVVNSVVVGLGSKLANLLSQSNINEVIPVANDTMALLIYILNNVITLAAVTAVFAVIFKVLPDVIIRWKSAIIGALFTAVLFSLGKYLIGIYIEKGNPGSAFGAASSIIVILLWIYYTSIILYFGAEFTQAYAEKYDNGISPSKYAVFTKITIVEKKVDVLPPQHPEDTVKVPKE
- a CDS encoding MFS transporter, coding for MNKTLSLKQEIAYAAGMIGWSTMTNIIIVMLPYFYLPPSNAGLPPLVPQLVLLGAFNILSIIAASGRLVDAIYDPFIASKSDASTNKNGRRMPFMKWAIIPAMLFCGLVFYPVQKTESLHNAWWLTITLCLFFVSVTTYIIPYNALLAEVTNTPRQKVKLSSYQQVGFVIGIILSACTNNFADLVEDNFHVANRSEAIQIAIWGLCILSGLVMLLPIFFINEKEFSTAKPTHIPLWPAIRSTFKNSNFKYYLISDFAFYTALSIISSGLLFFCTVLLGLPESEGGKFMGAMVLASLLFYPLVNFGSAKIGKKPFVLLAFGVLCLIFVTIFFLGKLPLGPHTQIYILVLSASFPLAALGILPTAILADIAQRDTLETGENQEGMFFAVKYLFVKLGQTLGIAIFAMLTIYGKDPGNDFGLRLNGIVGFGLCLIALLFFSRFKEEK